GAAGCGCTCCCAATACTTAGACGTCTAAGTTCTATGCTACGGTGCAAGATATGACCCTCACCCGACAGCAGTCGAACCTGGAACACGCCCTGGTGCTGGAAACGGCCCGCGTTACCGAGGCCGCCGCGCTGGCCGCCAGCCGCTTTGTCGGCATGGGCGACAAGCACGCCGTGGACGATGCGGGCACCCAGGCCATGCGCGACGTGCTCAATGAAATGGATATTCAGGGCGAGGTCGTGATCGGTGAGGGCGAGATGGATGAGGCCCCGATGCTCTACATCGGCGAGCAACTCGGGCACGGGCAGTATCAGGTCGATATCGCCGTCGATCCGGTGGAGGGCACCGAGGTCACGGCCAACGGCCTGCCCAACGGCCTGGCCGTCATCGCGCTCAGCGAGAAGGGCGGGTTGATGAAGGCCCCCGACTGCTACATGGAGAAACTCGTGGTGCCGCCGCCTGCCGCCGGACGGGTGCATCTCGACTGGCCGGTGGAGGCCAATATCGCCGCGCTGGCCCAGGCACTGAGCCGCAAGCCCGGCGATTTGCTGATCAGCATTCTTGACCGTGAGCGCCACGCCGAGTTGATCGCACGGGTGCGGCGGGCCGGGGCAAGGGTCAACCTGATCACCAGCGGCGACGTGATTTCCAGCTTGGCGGTGGGTGTGCGCGGCACTGGCATTCACGCGCTGATGGGGCTGGGTGGCGCGCCGGAAGGGGTCATCACGGCGGCGGCCATGAAATGCCTGGGCGCGGAAATTCAGGGCCGCTTGATCGCCGAGAACGACGAGCAGCGTGAGCGCTTCAAATTGATGGGCGTTGAGGAAGGCCGGGTCTACAAGACCGAGGAACTCGCGCCGGGAAAGCAAATTGTCTTTTCCGGTACCGGCATCACGCACGGCGAACTGCTCAGCGGCGTGCGGCGCTTCGGCGGTGGGGCGCGCACCCATACCCTGGTGATGGGCTACGCCACCCGCGTGGTGCGCTTCATCGACTCGGTGCATCTGGAAGACGACGGGGCGCGGGTGACGGTGCGGGTGTAAGTCCCGCAACACCAGCTCTCCCGGTCATTCTCTCACGTCGCGCCGCCGCAGCCCGGCGAAAGTGGCCCCGATTAACGCAGTGGCCAGTGCCAGTTCGGTCCAGAGCGCCGCACCCGGTTGTTCGCCCAGCAGCAGTTTGGGAACGTAGGCAAATGGCGAGAGGGTGAGCGCCGCGCCGAAGACATGCAGGTCGCCGAGCACCTCGGCCAGCGCTGTCAGTCCCAGCAGGACCCAGCTCAGCCCGGCGAGGTGCGGCCACCAGCCGAACAGAGCCAGCGCCGCTGCGCCCAGCAGCCACACGGCGGGCAGGTAGGCGAGTGCCGCCAGCCACAGCCGCTGCATGTGCGTCCAGTTGTCGCCGCCTGTCAGGCCAGCCGCCAGCGCAAAAGCGCTGAGGGCCAGCGCGGGGCCGAGCAGCATCAGTGTCAGGTGGGGGGCAAGCCAGCGCTGCCGCGCGACGGGCAGGCTCAGCAGCGTCTCGGCGAGGCCGCTGACCTCCTCGCGGCGGGGGCGCAGCGCCAGTTGCAGGGCCAGCGCCGCTGGAACCAGGCCGCCGAAAATGACCAGCGAGAGTGTGAGCAGAATGTCGGTGGCGGGGGGCAGCGGGCCTGCGCCCTGAGCAGCGAAGACCTGACCCAGCGGAATCTGCCCGGCGGCGCTCACCGCCACGCCGCCCAGCAACGCGCCGAGCAATCCCAGCGCCACTGTCCAGAACCAGATCAGCCCGCGCTGGGTGCGCCAGGCCAGCGCCCAAAGTCCACCCAGCCCTGCCGAAGCCTGTGCTGGGCCAAGTCGGGCAGGCAGCAGTCCTGCGCCCAGATCGCGCCGCCGATTCAGCCCTACTGCCAGTGCCATCAAAACGGCGCTGAGCAAAACGAACAGGAGCAGCACGCTCCACCGTTCGTCTGCAAATGGCCTCAGTGCGTGGCCCCAGGTCAGCGGCGAGAGCCAGCCCAGCGCTGCTGCCCCAGCATTGCCCAGTACCCGCAGCGCAAAGGCCAGGCCCAGCAGCCCGCCGCCCAGCAGATTGACGGTGCGGGCATTCGGGAACACCTGCGAGAGCAGCGCTCCCGCGCCCGCGAAGACCAGACCGTTGCCCGCCACGCCGAGGCTGAGGGCCAGTGCCCCGCCCGCCTCCAGACCCTGCGACACCTGCGCCGTGAACAGCAGGAGCGCCAGGAGCGCATTGACACCCAGGACCAGCAGCAGCGCCGCCCCCAGTGGCACTGAGCGGCCCACCGCGCCGGAAAGCAGCAGCTCGCTGCGCCCGTCTTCCTCCTCGCCCCTGGTGTGGCGCGTGACCAGCAGCAGGTTCAGCAGACCCGCCAGCACGCCCAGGGTGCCGCTCAGTTTCCACTCCGCCAGGCCTGCCAGCGTCGGGGTCCAGACCTGTCCGTAGAGCGCCACCTCGGCGGGCGAGCCGTTGATCTGCGCGGCCAGGGCGGCCAGCGCTTCGGGCGTAGCGTACAGCTTGTGGGTGCTCATCAGGTTGGCGACCATGACCAGTGGAAAGGCCAGCAGCCACAGCGGCAGGGCCAGCCGTTCGCGGCGCAGCATCAGTTTCAGCAGCACCCCCAACCCGTTCATGCCGGACGCTCCCCGCGCTGGGTCTGGTCGGTCTGGTAGTGCCGCAAGAACAGCGCTTCCAGCGTGGGCGGCTGGGCGGTCAGCGCCCGCAGGCCCAGCGGCGTCAGCGCCGAGAGAAGCGGCCCCACCTGCTCGCCTTCCACCTGGCAGGTCAGCGTCAGGCCGTCCAGCTTGAGGTCGGTCACGCCGCCGAGCTGGGCCAGATCGTGAATGAGCGTGTCGGGCGCGCAGGTCAGCTCGGCCTGAACAGCCGTGCGGGTCAGGTGGCGCAGCCCGGCCAGTGTGCCGGTTTCCACCGTGCGGCCCGCCCGGATGATGCTGAGGCGGTCGCACAGCGCCTCCACCTCGGCCAGAATATGGCTGGAAAGCAGCACGGTGCGCCCGGAGCGCTGCTCCTCCTGGATGCAGTGCTGAAATTCGGCTTCCATCAGAGGGTCGAGACCCGCCGTGGGTTCGTCGAGCAGCAGCAACTCGGCGTCACTGGCGAGCGCGGCGATCAAAGCGACTTTCTGGCGGTTGCCCCTGGAATAACTTCGCCCGTATTTGCGTGGATCAAGCTCGAAGCGCTCCAGCAAGACTTTGCGTTTGGCGCTGGCGAGGCCGCCGTGCAGTTTGCCGAGCAGATCAATGGTTTCGCCGCCGGTCAGGTTCGGCCACAGCGTCACGTCACCGGGAACGTAGGCGAGGCGGCGGTGCAGGGCCACCGCGTCTGTCCAGGGATCGCCGCCCAGCAGCCTGACCCGGCCCCGGTCTGCCCGGAGTAGGCCCAGCAGCACCCGCAGCGTGGTGGTTTTGCCCGCGCCGTTCGGCCCCAGAAAACCGTGAACCTCGCCGCGCTCTACGCGCAGATCAAGGCCCACCAGCGCGGGAACGCGGCCAAACCACTTGTGCAGGTCCGACACTTCAATCGCGGCGTCCATATCCAGACTCTACACTCTTTTCACAACTTTGTGAAACTTGTAAATGCCCAGCCCCCGAAGCCGCTATACTGCCGTGCAGATGCCGGATCAAGCTGAGCTGCCCCCCGCTGCCGTCGCCCGTTTCGTGGAGCGCTTCGCCCTGATTTTCAGCGAGGCGGGCGTACCCAGAATGCCCGCCCGGATTTTTGTCGGGTTGCTGGTCTCACCGCAGGGGCAGCTCACGGCAGCCGAACTCAGCGAGCAGCTCAAGGTCAGCCCGGCGGCCATTTCGGGCGCAGTGCGTTACCTGACGCAGGTCGGCCTGGTCGTCCGGGAGCGTGAACCGGGCCAGCGACGCGACCATTACCGGGTGCAGAATGATCTGTGGTATGAGCCGATGACCAACCGCGAGGAGCAGTTGACGCGCTGGATCGACGCGCTCGGCGAGGGCATCGCGGCGCTGGGTGAGGCGTCGTCGGCGGGCCAACGCCTGGAAGAGACGCGGCAGTTCTTTGAATTCATGCGCGCCGAGCTGCCTCAGCTGTTGATCAAGTGGCGGGCCTATCAGCAGCAGACGCCCCCCTCTTTGTAAGGGCTGTCCTTACACGCTGGGCCGTGAGCCTCTAGAGTCAGGTCATGACCATTCCCTCCACCCCGATCACCATGTACACGACCACCTGGTGCCCTGATTGCAAGGCCGCCAAGCGCGCCCTCGACAGCAAGGGACTGCCCTACACCGAAGTCAACATCGAGGAAGTCGAGAACGCCGCTGAAATCGTGATGCGTGTCAACGGCGGCAAGCGCAGCGTGCCCACCCTGGTTTACGGTGACACCGCCGCCAGCCTCAGTGGATTCTCCATCGTCAAGATGAACGCCTTTTTGAGTCAGGCAGGCCTGGCCTAAACTGCCGCCAGTCAACGAAAAAGCCCCGGCCAGTGCAAGCGGGGCTTTTTCGTTGACTGGTGCGGTATTACAACTTGACGCTGTCGCTGTCGCCGTGGTTGGGCTGGCTGCCTGTGACGGCGGCCTTGGCCATCTGAAAGAGGCCCTGCAACTTGCCGTCGCTCTCCCAGTAGTGCGCGCCGTTGGCCTCTACTTTGATCAGCTGGATGTTGGGGTCGGTCTTGCCCTGCGGGAAGTACGCCTTGTAGAAGTCGCTCCACAACTCGTCGAGCTTGGCCGCGTCCTCAATCAGTTCGGCGTCGCCGTACAGACTGACGTAGCCCTTGCCGGACTCGGAATACGACAGGTTGACCTGCGCCTTTTTGGCGACACTGCGCACCAGATCGGACGCCTTGCTGCCGATAAACCACACGTCACCGCCGAAGTCCTGCTCCTGGGTGGTCATCGGCTGCGAGTGCAGGTGGCCCGACTCGGTGGTAAAGGTCATCATGGCGAATTTGATGCCCTTGATGAGCTTGGCAATCGTCTTGATGCCTTCCTCGCGGCTCGGCTGATTGTGGCCCTGATCGTTTTGTGAAGTGGTCATGGACCGATTCTGGCCTCTGCGCGGCGGCTGACTTTGCAAGCTGGCCCACCGGATAAAGGTCCGCTTCAGGCCGCGTTCAGACTAGGTAACGGCTTTACTGCGAACAGCTCTTACCGTTTCCGGCACATTGCGGACCAGCAACACGCCCAGTACGAAGCAGGCGGCGGCGATGCCGAACACCAGCGAGTAGCCCAGATTGCCGCCCTGGTGGTTGCCCCAGTCGAGCAGCGCGCCCTGCGGCGTCTCGATGAGTTGCGGCCCCACGAAGGCCACATGCCAGATGCCCATGTCGCGGGCGTAGCTGCTGCTGCTCGGCATGGCGTCGCTGCCCAGCGCCCAGTCCACGCTGGAAAAGGCCCCGAAGCCCAGCCCAAAGACAAGTGCGATGCCCACCGCCACGTAAAAATTCGGGGCGAACAGCAGGGCAATCGCCATGACCGCCATGATGGTGCCCGCCAGATAGATCACCGGCTTGCGCCCGATCCGGTCCGAGACCCGCCCGCCGATCAGCGCCGTGACGATGGACGCGGCGATGATCGCCATCAGCAGAATACTGGTGGCGGTGCCGGGGTTGGCCTGCTTCAGGACGTCGCCCGCGTAGAACTGCAAGAACGGCTGCACGCTGTACTGGCCCAGCGCAAACAGCGCCCGCGTGACGAAGACCCACAGAAACGGTTGGTAGGCGAACAGTTGGGCAATGCTGGGCCGCTGGGCACGCGCTTCCGGGTTGGGTTTGATCTGGGTTTCCGGCACACCGCGTAGGGTAATCAGGGCACTGATCAGCAGCACGCCCGCGATCAGGCCGTAGCTCAGGACGTCCGGCAACTTCAGCAGGCCGATGACGAGTGCCCCCACGCCGCCGAGCAGTTGCCCACCCGCCTGGAGCATGCCCATGACGCCGCTGTAGCGCCCGCGCTGCTCGGTGGGCACCAGTTCCGGCACCAGGGCGCTGTAAGGCGCGGTGGCGTAGTTGTTGCCGAACTGCACCAGCAGAAAGCCGATCACGTAGACCCAGAATCCGGCCAGGCCGCCCATGGCTGCCGCCGCGTAGCCCATGACGGCCAGGCCCGCCAGATTGACGATCAGACCCAGCCGGATCAGTGGCAGCCGCTTGCCGATGCGGTCCGAGTAATTGCCGATAATCGGTGGCAAGACCAGCGCCACAATCGCCCCGATGCCGCCCAGCAGGCCCAGGTATTTGCCCTTGTCGGCGTCGCCCACGAAGCGCACCACCTCGGCGGGCATCAGAATCAGCAGCAGCAGCAGCCACATGAAGGCCGTGCCGAACCAGAACGCCGAGAGGGTCCAGGGACTCGGCAACCTGGGCTGGGGCAGCCCGGCTCCCGGTGCGGAGCTTAATGGAAGGGTCATGAAAGTAGTATGCCGCGCCGGGGTCTGGGGTACGTCATTCAGCGGATGTCAAAGCGGGGCGTGGGCGGCAGGCTGGGTCAATGCCCGCTTGCATGTTTCAGCGCACCCTTGTCATCGGCACCACCGGCTGCGGCAAGACCACGTTGGCCCGCGCCGTCGCCGCCCGCCTGGGTGTGCCGCACGCCGAGCAGGACGCCTGGAACCACCTCCCCGGCTGGCAGGAAGCCCCGCTGAAGGAGTTCCGGGCGCAAGTGGACGCCTTCACCGCCGGTCCCGCCTGGGTGCTGGACGGTAATTACACCAAGGCCCAGGATCTCAGCCTGGCGCGGGCCGACACCCTGATCTGGCTGGACTATTCGGCGGGCGTGGTGTTCTGGCAACTGCTGCGGCGTACGCTGCGGCGAATGTCCAGCCGCGAGGAACTCTGGAACGGCAACCGTGAAACCTGGCGCACCTTCCTGAGCGGCAATAATATTCTGCTGTGGTTTTTCAAGACCCACTGGCAGCGCCGACGCACCACCCCGCACCTGCTCGCCCGGTATCCACACCTGCGGGTCGTCCGGCTGCGAAGTCCGCGTGAGCGCGACCTGTGGCTGCGGGGGGTGGCCGGGCCTCTATCCTCGGAAGCATGACCCTTTTTCCCGTGATGTCCGGCGTGGCGGCCAGCGGAGCGCCCTTCGTGCTGTCGCGCCTGCGCCGCCAGGACCTGCCGCAGATCGTCGAGGCGTTTCACAACCTGGAATTGACCACCTATCTGCGCGGCTTCGGCTTCAGTGCCAGCGAGGTCGAGCAGGCCGAGTGGCTGGAGGCCAATCTCAGGGACACACCCACCCAGGTGATGTTCGGCATCTATAACGCGGCCGAAACCCTGATCGGCAGCGTGGTCCTGCGCGATATCGACCACCGCAGCGGCACTGCCGAACTGGGCGTCGCCGTCTACGATTCGGCCCTGTGGGGCCAGGGCTACGGCTCCGGGGCCACCCGGCTGATCTGTCAGTACGGCACGTTCCACCTGGGCCTCTTTAACATCATGCTCAAGGTCTTTGCCTTCAACGAGCGGGCCATCCGGGCGTATCAGAAGGTGGGCTTCCGTGAGATTGGGCGTCGCAGCGGAGCGGTTCGGTTGGGCCAGGAGCGCTTCGACGAGGTGTACATGGAGCTGCTGACGGAACCGTTGGACCTCAGCGGACTGCGCGACCAGATTCGGCAACTCGGCTAAGTACGGCCAGACGAGAGTGTAGGGATGAAGCGTTTTTTGCGCAATCCCGAAACGGCAGTCTGGCCGTACTTTTGCACCTTCTCGCTCCGCTCGGTTTACCTAAAACCTGGTTTAGAGCATTTGCCATAATAAATTCGTGAATACAGCCGGGGTACGTGGGTACAGCTTGGAGCTTCGGACTCGGATTGTCGCGCTGGTCCTGGGCGGCGCTTCGCCGAACGAAGCGGCAAAGCACTTTTCTGTGCATGTCGACACGGTCAAAAGCTATCTGGAGCGGCATCGCCAGAACACTCTGCACGTCGTGGCTCGGCCGACGGGTCGTCACCGCACGGTGACGACCCACCATGAGCAACAGCTCTTAGCGCAGCTTGAAACACACCAAGACGCGACCCTGCAAGAGCACGCGGACCTGCTGGAAGCCGCCACCGGGCTGAGGGTCAGTTTCAAAACAGTCGACCGGGTGTTTCGCCGTCACAAGATCACCCATAAAAAAAACGCTGGTCGCCAGAGAACGCTGTGAGGAACGACGTAAGCAGTTCCTCAATGACCTTGCACCCTATCTCCAACGTCCTGAGCGTCTGGTGTTTCTCGACGAGAGCGGCTTTCACATCGCGATGACGCGGAGGTATGGGCGTGCCCCCAGCCATGAGCGTGCCGTTGATCAAGTGCCGAGAAATCATGGGCGAAATCAAACCTTGATCTGCGCACTGAGCTTGGCCGGGCCGCAAGCCGCCATCGTGATCGATGGCGCTTTGGATGGGGCAACGTTCGAGTGGTACGTCAGAGACATCCTCTGCCCCACACTTCAAAAGGGACAGGTCGTGGTGCTGGACAACCTCTCCTCGCACCACCGAGCGTCCATTCGGACGCTCATCGAAGCCCAGGGCTGCGAGATGCTGTTCACCTCACCGTACAGTCCAGATTTCAACCCGATTGAGCTGATGTTCTCCAAAATGAAAGCCCTGGTGCGCGGTGGTGCCTGGCGGGTCGTCCAAGATCTTCTCAATGCCATTGGCAACGCCCTGGACGCCGTGAAGCGGTTAGAGATCGAACACTGGTTTAAACACGCCCATCCCCAGATTCTATTGTGACAAATGCTCTAGGGGTTGCTGGAGAGCGCGGAAAATGATAGAGGGACGATGCAATGAGCCGCCCCGACCTCAGATTATTACCCGTCTCAGAGGCGCTGCACGTCCTCCAGAAGTGGCTCGACCCAAAGATGCCGCCCAAAGTTCGGCAGCCCAACGAAAAAGCCAGTGACGCCGAACTGGTGTCGATTGCCGTCCTGCAAAAATTCCATCATCAGCTGTACTTCAGTTGTTGGTGGCGCTTTGTCAAGCTCAACTTCTGTGGCCATCTCCCGAGTTTGACGCAGGCCAGCGTTCGGCTCAATCGGCTCCTCCCTACCATTGAGGCCGTGTGCGTCGAGGTTGAAGACCTCGACTTCTGCCTGATTGATTCGCTGCCACTCCCCGTCTGTCGATCAAAGCGAGCGTCCCGTTGCAAGGTGCGGGAAGCCACCATGGGCTTTGGGACGCAAGGCAGCGTCTACGGATTCAAATGTCATGCCTGGAGCACACTGAACGGCAAACTGGCGCAGTACGTCATTCGTCCAGCCAACCAGCATGATCTGATCGCGGGCTATGACCTCAACGCTGACTGGGTCGCCTACGGCGCACCCAGAATCATCGGGGACAAAGCCGACCTGGATGGGGTCAACCTCACCCCACCCAAGAAAAATGCCAGAACACTCGACCCGCGCTGGAAGAAGGAATATGGGGCCGCGCGGAACATGATCGAGACGGTTTTTTCCTCGTTGACGCGCGCTGGAATTCGCTGGGGACAGATCAAAACGCTCACCTCACTCCGCCTCAAGGTGGCTCTGACTGTCCTTGCACACAACTGGCGCTTTCTCAACCCCTAAACCGGGTCTAAAGATAAACGTTGTTCTACTTAACGCAGTTCCCGCAGCGCCAGCCGCGCCGCCCAGTACCCGGCCATACCGTGAACGCCCCCGCCCGGCGGGGTGCTGGCGCTACACAGGTAAACGCCCCTGACCGGCGTGCGGTACGGCTGGGCGCTCAGCACCGGGCGGGCCAGCAGTTGCCAGAGGTCGTTGGCACCGCCGCCCACGTCGCCGCCGACCAGATTGGGATTCCAGGCCTGCAAGGTGGCCGGGGTACTGACGGCCCGCTTCAGGATCAGCCGTGAGAAGCCGGGGGCCGTACGCTCGATCTGGGCTTCGAGCTGCGGCAGGGCGTCAGCGGTGCTGGCGTTGGGCACATGCGTGTAGGCCCAGACGGTGTGCTGGCCCGCCGGGGCGCGGCTGGGGTCGAAGGGGGTGTGCTGGGCCAGCAGCACATAGGGCTCAGCCGCCACCCGGCCCTGCCCCGGCGCGGCCTCGGCGCGGGTGAGGCTGGCGAGGTCGCCGCCCAGATGCACCGTTCCGGCGCGGCCCACCAGCGGGTCGGTCCAGGGCAGCGGGCCGCTGAGGGCGTAGTCCACCTTGAAGGCTCCGGGGCCGGAGCGAAACTGAGTTAGCCGCCGGGCATACTGCTCCGGCCAGTCGGCCAGGCCCAGCAGCGCTCTCGGCCCTACGTCCAGCAGGGTCAGGTCGGTGGGTGGTAACTCGCGCAGGTGATGAACGGGATGGTTCAGCGTGACCTCGCCGCCCAGAAACTTGAAATACCCGGTCAGCGCGTCCGCGAGCGACTGTGCCCCGCCCTGCGGAAACGGCCAGCCGCGCGCGTGGGCCGCGCCGCCCAGCATCAGCGCGAAGGCGGTGGTGGCCGGACTCGTCAGCGGCAGGGCGCTGTGGGCCGCCAGTCCACCCAGCAGGGCGCGGGCCTTCTCAGTCTGGAAAAGGTGTGCCAGCAGTGTCACGGGCGGCAAAGCGCGAATGCCGAAGCGGGCCAGCAACACCGGGTGGGCTGGCAGGTGCAGCAGCGGCCTGAGAAATTCGCCCATCAGGTCGTCCCAGTGCTCAACCAGCGGAGCCATCAGGCGGTGGTACAGCGGGCCGTCGACGCCCAGGCTCTCGGCAGTCTCGTCGAGGCTGCGGTGAAGCAGCGCCGCCCCAGCGGGCAGCGGATGGGCCAGCGGCAACTCCGGCTGTATCCAGCGCAGCCCGAAGGCGTGCAGCGGCAGGGTCTGGAAAAACGGACTGC
This portion of the Deinococcus rubellus genome encodes:
- a CDS encoding GbsR/MarR family transcriptional regulator, which produces MPDQAELPPAAVARFVERFALIFSEAGVPRMPARIFVGLLVSPQGQLTAAELSEQLKVSPAAISGAVRYLTQVGLVVREREPGQRRDHYRVQNDLWYEPMTNREEQLTRWIDALGEGIAALGEASSAGQRLEETRQFFEFMRAELPQLLIKWRAYQQQTPPSL
- a CDS encoding AAA family ATPase; protein product: MPACMFQRTLVIGTTGCGKTTLARAVAARLGVPHAEQDAWNHLPGWQEAPLKEFRAQVDAFTAGPAWVLDGNYTKAQDLSLARADTLIWLDYSAGVVFWQLLRRTLRRMSSREELWNGNRETWRTFLSGNNILLWFFKTHWQRRRTTPHLLARYPHLRVVRLRSPRERDLWLRGVAGPLSSEA
- a CDS encoding phytoene desaturase family protein, whose protein sequence is MTSSPRTANVVGSGPNGLAAAILLAQAGLRVRLWEGANTAGGSVRNAALTLPGFTHDLGSAIHPLAVSSPFFQTLPLHAFGLRWIQPELPLAHPLPAGAALLHRSLDETAESLGVDGPLYHRLMAPLVEHWDDLMGEFLRPLLHLPAHPVLLARFGIRALPPVTLLAHLFQTEKARALLGGLAAHSALPLTSPATTAFALMLGGAAHARGWPFPQGGAQSLADALTGYFKFLGGEVTLNHPVHHLRELPPTDLTLLDVGPRALLGLADWPEQYARRLTQFRSGPGAFKVDYALSGPLPWTDPLVGRAGTVHLGGDLASLTRAEAAPGQGRVAAEPYVLLAQHTPFDPSRAPAGQHTVWAYTHVPNASTADALPQLEAQIERTAPGFSRLILKRAVSTPATLQAWNPNLVGGDVGGGANDLWQLLARPVLSAQPYRTPVRGVYLCSASTPPGGGVHGMAGYWAARLALRELR
- a CDS encoding ABC transporter permease, translated to MNGLGVLLKLMLRRERLALPLWLLAFPLVMVANLMSTHKLYATPEALAALAAQINGSPAEVALYGQVWTPTLAGLAEWKLSGTLGVLAGLLNLLLVTRHTRGEEEDGRSELLLSGAVGRSVPLGAALLLVLGVNALLALLLFTAQVSQGLEAGGALALSLGVAGNGLVFAGAGALLSQVFPNARTVNLLGGGLLGLAFALRVLGNAGAAALGWLSPLTWGHALRPFADERWSVLLLFVLLSAVLMALAVGLNRRRDLGAGLLPARLGPAQASAGLGGLWALAWRTQRGLIWFWTVALGLLGALLGGVAVSAAGQIPLGQVFAAQGAGPLPPATDILLTLSLVIFGGLVPAALALQLALRPRREEVSGLAETLLSLPVARQRWLAPHLTLMLLGPALALSAFALAAGLTGGDNWTHMQRLWLAALAYLPAVWLLGAAALALFGWWPHLAGLSWVLLGLTALAEVLGDLHVFGAALTLSPFAYVPKLLLGEQPGAALWTELALATALIGATFAGLRRRDVRE
- a CDS encoding ABC transporter ATP-binding protein, with amino-acid sequence MDAAIEVSDLHKWFGRVPALVGLDLRVERGEVHGFLGPNGAGKTTTLRVLLGLLRADRGRVRLLGGDPWTDAVALHRRLAYVPGDVTLWPNLTGGETIDLLGKLHGGLASAKRKVLLERFELDPRKYGRSYSRGNRQKVALIAALASDAELLLLDEPTAGLDPLMEAEFQHCIQEEQRSGRTVLLSSHILAEVEALCDRLSIIRAGRTVETGTLAGLRHLTRTAVQAELTCAPDTLIHDLAQLGGVTDLKLDGLTLTCQVEGEQVGPLLSALTPLGLRALTAQPPTLEALFLRHYQTDQTQRGERPA
- a CDS encoding MFS transporter is translated as MTLPLSSAPGAGLPQPRLPSPWTLSAFWFGTAFMWLLLLLILMPAEVVRFVGDADKGKYLGLLGGIGAIVALVLPPIIGNYSDRIGKRLPLIRLGLIVNLAGLAVMGYAAAAMGGLAGFWVYVIGFLLVQFGNNYATAPYSALVPELVPTEQRGRYSGVMGMLQAGGQLLGGVGALVIGLLKLPDVLSYGLIAGVLLISALITLRGVPETQIKPNPEARAQRPSIAQLFAYQPFLWVFVTRALFALGQYSVQPFLQFYAGDVLKQANPGTATSILLMAIIAASIVTALIGGRVSDRIGRKPVIYLAGTIMAVMAIALLFAPNFYVAVGIALVFGLGFGAFSSVDWALGSDAMPSSSSYARDMGIWHVAFVGPQLIETPQGALLDWGNHQGGNLGYSLVFGIAAACFVLGVLLVRNVPETVRAVRSKAVT
- a CDS encoding GNAT family N-acetyltransferase — encoded protein: MTLFPVMSGVAASGAPFVLSRLRRQDLPQIVEAFHNLELTTYLRGFGFSASEVEQAEWLEANLRDTPTQVMFGIYNAAETLIGSVVLRDIDHRSGTAELGVAVYDSALWGQGYGSGATRLICQYGTFHLGLFNIMLKVFAFNERAIRAYQKVGFREIGRRSGAVRLGQERFDEVYMELLTEPLDLSGLRDQIRQLG
- the glpX gene encoding class II fructose-bisphosphatase — translated: MTLTRQQSNLEHALVLETARVTEAAALAASRFVGMGDKHAVDDAGTQAMRDVLNEMDIQGEVVIGEGEMDEAPMLYIGEQLGHGQYQVDIAVDPVEGTEVTANGLPNGLAVIALSEKGGLMKAPDCYMEKLVVPPPAAGRVHLDWPVEANIAALAQALSRKPGDLLISILDRERHAELIARVRRAGARVNLITSGDVISSLAVGVRGTGIHALMGLGGAPEGVITAAAMKCLGAEIQGRLIAENDEQRERFKLMGVEEGRVYKTEELAPGKQIVFSGTGITHGELLSGVRRFGGGARTHTLVMGYATRVVRFIDSVHLEDDGARVTVRV
- a CDS encoding IS630 family transposase (programmed frameshift); translated protein: MNTAGVRGYSLELRTRIVALVLGGASPNEAAKHFSVHVDTVKSYLERHRQNTLHVVARPTGRHRTVTTHHEQQLLAQLETHQDATLQEHADLLEAATGLRVSFKTVDRVFRRHKITHKKTLVARERCEERRKQFLNDLAPYLQRPERLVFLDESGFHIAMTRRYGRAPSHERAVDQVPRNHGRNQTLICALSLAGPQAAIVIDGALDGATFEWYVRDILCPTLQKGQVVVLDNLSSHHRASIRTLIEAQGCEMLFTSPYSPDFNPIELMFSKMKALVRGGAWRVVQDLLNAIGNALDAVKRLEIEHWFKHAHPQILL
- a CDS encoding glutaredoxin family protein, with translation MTIPSTPITMYTTTWCPDCKAAKRALDSKGLPYTEVNIEEVENAAEIVMRVNGGKRSVPTLVYGDTAASLSGFSIVKMNAFLSQAGLA
- a CDS encoding pyridoxamine 5'-phosphate oxidase family protein, which gives rise to MTTSQNDQGHNQPSREEGIKTIAKLIKGIKFAMMTFTTESGHLHSQPMTTQEQDFGGDVWFIGSKASDLVRSVAKKAQVNLSYSESGKGYVSLYGDAELIEDAAKLDELWSDFYKAYFPQGKTDPNIQLIKVEANGAHYWESDGKLQGLFQMAKAAVTGSQPNHGDSDSVKL
- a CDS encoding IS982 family transposase codes for the protein MSRPDLRLLPVSEALHVLQKWLDPKMPPKVRQPNEKASDAELVSIAVLQKFHHQLYFSCWWRFVKLNFCGHLPSLTQASVRLNRLLPTIEAVCVEVEDLDFCLIDSLPLPVCRSKRASRCKVREATMGFGTQGSVYGFKCHAWSTLNGKLAQYVIRPANQHDLIAGYDLNADWVAYGAPRIIGDKADLDGVNLTPPKKNARTLDPRWKKEYGAARNMIETVFSSLTRAGIRWGQIKTLTSLRLKVALTVLAHNWRFLNP